The bacterium genome includes the window GGGCTTGAACCCGTCCTTCACATCCGGCAGGGCGCGGCTCATGATCACGGACATCGAGTAGTTGATGAAGGAGTCCTTCATCTCGTCCTCGATGAACCGGGGAAGAATCCTTTCTCTCTGCTGTTCGATCGCCATTTTTAGTCTGCTTCTGCTCTCAGGTTGAACCGGTCTGGTTTGAAAGGTCGGCCCGGTCGGATCGGCTCCGGTCCGGCTGCCTTAAAACGAAGGCTTCCTCCGACACCCCTGCGCTTTCGGGGCGCGGCGGGAGGCCCAAGGAAGCCCTCGGCTGAAAATCCGCGCGCTTGAGGAGGCTCCGAGCGCCCGGCCGCTCAGTTCAGCGGGAATTTAAGGACGTCTCCGGCTTTCTGGATCGTGACACTGCGGATGAGCGCCACTTTGCCGGGGTTGTCGTTCTCGTTGCGCTCCAGGGCCACCAGCTTGTCCACTGTGTCCAGGCCCTCGATCACCTTGGCGAACGCGCTGTACTGGCCGTTCAGGTGGGGTGCGTCCGCCACCATGATGAAGAACTGGCAGGAGGCGCTGTTCGGGTCCTGGCCGCGGGCCATGGAAACAATGCCGCGGGTGTGAGGGATACGGCTGAACTCGGCCTTGAGCATGCGGGGCCCGCGCCCGATCCCGTCGTTAGCCAGATCCTCGTCCTTGCTGTTCGGGTCGCCGCCCTGGATCATGAAACCCGGGATCACCCGGTGGAACGTGGTCCCGTCGTAGAACTTGCT containing:
- a CDS encoding peptidylprolyl isomerase; this encodes MFKLKNLSVLGLALALATGCSNNKATEQQAAKPKPEIPGVPQIKPLAPEDEVAVISTDFGKIVIRFFPEVAPGHVANFIDLAKSKFYDGTTFHRVIPGFMIQGGDPNSKDEDLANDGIGRGPRMLKAEFSRIPHTRGIVSMARGQDPNSASCQFFIMVADAPHLNGQYSAFAKVIEGLDTVDKLVALERNENDNPGKVALIRSVTIQKAGDVLKFPLN